In Plasmodium coatneyi strain Hackeri chromosome 8, complete sequence, the genomic stretch ATCGCATGAGGATGCTAAATGACGAACTGTGCGAATACATCAGGAATGACTTTTACCCATTTCTGCCTCTGTACAATTTTGAGGAAGAGCCCCTACCAAACAACAAAAACAGGATAAGTCTTCTCCtcagtaaagaaaaaatgaatagcatttcaaaaaacagaaaaaaaataaaagggacaCTACGAGGGGGATACACCAAAGGACCTGTTCTTCTTTcgtccaaaaaattaaatacacATTATGTGAAATTTCTGTCCAAGTTTAGAATGCTCATTAAACGGGTCAAGCAACGAAACAGTGAGGGAGACACAACGCAGATGCAGGGGGATGATCCCAAATATACCATCTTAAAAACGCTTCTATATTTAAAAGGGGGTTCTGTCAGTAGCACAACCAGTTGCGCGTCTAGCAGGGGTGGCCACTGGAGGGAACTGGCAAGGGGACCTACACACAGAAAGGATCCTTCCAAAGCTTTACTACATTTAGACGGGCGAAGTGAAGGATATCACCACCAGGTGTATCGAGCCATTTCCACAATTCGCTTTTTGAAGGAAAGCCTGCATATCCTCCGGATGGACAccatatacatttttgtctttttcgcATCCTACGTGAATGGCATCTTGGCGAGGTTGcaaaggaggggaagtgGTGACTAGGCTAAGTGGTAAAGACGCGACTGATGAAAttgttacctttttttttgtgccccaAAGTGGATGGTTTCGCTCTCTGTACCACAGGGTGCATCGATTGGCCGCCCCGTTGACCCTGCAGTGCGCACCCTTTTTGGAGTATGCCCTAATTCGTTTTCCCTCcctataattaatttttgcGAAAACGTGAAATAGCTATTGAGGTAAAGTGCAAACAGGTTGGCAGACACACGCGCCAGGGGGGAATGTTTCGCCcgtttttacaaaaaaggaggaaccaaaaaaagcgtgtaaaaaaattggcaaaaaatgagtaaaaaaaacaactcgTCTTGCGCGCACTGCGCAGTGGAGGCCGAAGTGGGGGAAATCCACATTCAATTCGCGCCTCACACAAAGGGGGCACGctaaacgtaaaaaaaagtagcgcAAGTAGAAACAGTTGCGCGGATGCGTGTGCAATAACCCCACCTTACCCAAGCTGGAACATATGCCGCAACTTGTCCAGGTGGTTGGTCCCGGGGAAGATCGTCTTTTCTCCCTCAGCGTGCATTTTGCTTAggtgtttgtttgttccaACATGGGAAACCACCCCTTCAATGCTGGACGTGCGCCTTTTCTCTCGCAAAAGTGACCTTCTCCTTCGCCGTTGTGACGATGTACCTGAGCTGTTTTTTCCACTAACCCTTCTATTTATACCCAGGggaattcttttcttccttttaatcAGGTCGAGGATCAAACTAGTGAGGTAACCTTTGTTCAGGTGATTgtctctgtttttttttttgtttttcacaTACCTTTTCGCATCAATGCAGATGAAATTGtacccaatttttttaacgcaCTTTAATATGACGTGCTTTTTATaattaaccatttttttatttgcctttttcGCATGCATGCCATAGTAGGCCACGTAAATGTTGTGCTTCTTCAGCTGTTGTTCTTTGGTTCCAGTGAGGGAGTAGTAAAAGTCGTGGCCGTAAAGGATGTCCACAAGGAGGGTATTTCTCCTGTCCAATTCTTGTGTGCGCTTGGGTCCATCGGTTCGGCCTTGACTTCCAAGGGAGTGTGTCTTTGCCGAGTCAATCGCGTTAGCCGAGTCAATTGCGCTGGCCTGGTTAGCCGTGTTAGGCGCTCCACCCCCCAGCGTTAGCAAATTAATAGCCAGCGGAAATGTGTAATTCGACACGTTCACGTTTTTATAAACTTCAATCGTGCATGGAAAAATTGTGTGCAGTTCTTGAAATATTTCCTCCTGGAGATCTCTGTACTCGTGGAGGCAATTCGTCAGAGGCGTGGCACTTCCGCAGGAGAGTGACCCGAGCGACACTTCCCCCAGGTTGACGTCATCCACACAATGCAACACAAAATTGcttgcctttttttgtccattttcaCCTGACCAAGcaaggtgattttttttctgcccactttgttgaaaaaaaagttgagcTAAGCCTCTCACAGAGCGCACATTTTTGAACAACTTGAAATACTTCAACGGTAACGAATTGTACAGGGGCGTTATCTGAAGCTTCTCCAACTCATGGGTATTGGACAAGtctgttaaattttttaaaatataattgaCGGCATTTTCAGTGCATGCGTTGGGAAAATTGGCGAATGCTTGATCCGTCTTCCTCCGGGTGGACAGCATACCAAGGTGACCCAAAATGGACACGCATTCATCCACCGAGTTGAAGTTAATAAACTGCAGAATTCTATGCACCCCCAAATAATGCATCATATTATAGAGGTTAAATTTGAGAAGGATTTTTAACACCTTTTCCAGGCTGCTATtatccaaaaataaaatgtccttctccattttgtacaAGTGTCTAATAATTCTATAATCCCTTATGTTTAactttttgaaaatttccaaaatgtgcatgATCGTGTGTGTGGttagtttttcattttttagagAATTTACCATTTTTAGGCAGACGATTTTGTACACATCCAGGTAGAAATTGTAACACGTGACTTGGTACTCGGCCTCTCCAGTGGGTACCTCATCCCTGTCATGCGTTACGGATAAACCATTTACTTCCGCTAAGGTGTCTCCCCTTCTGTTAACactaatgaatttttttattatttttttttcctgcaaatTTGtgacttcttccccttctatACTAACCTCTGCGGGGtacttaaaaataaaattatcatAGAGGAAGATTTTTGTCTTgtccctttttctccttttcttcaagTGGGATGTATCATCGTGGAGGTAGTACACCTGGTTGTCCTTGTCCCTGCTGCGTTCACTTGGCAGGGTAGGTTGGTCTGCCGGTTGGTTTGCCCGTTCGTCGGTTTCCCTGGTTGATCTGTCACCATCGCATAGGAGAaacacctcctttttttgcctgtCCTGTTTATACACTTTTGGGGCATACCTCCTTAATTCATTGAACAGGCACGTCCTGAAGTAGAGGTACTGGTAGACGAACATGACTTGGCTGATCGTTAGTTCCTTTTCCAGACAGACCAGTCTCTTCAACAGAATTTTCTCCAGCTGTACAAATGGGGTGTTCGTTCTTCTTAAAGCGTATAGTAGTAAAAGTATTTGCCGCGCGGTTAGGAATTCGTTACGGTAAATTATTTCCTCGGACAGTGCGTTAAGGAAGGATTCCTCCTGGTGAGTGTCCTGGCTAACTCGGATGATGTAGTTGGTCGGGTGGGGAAAAACGTTAGAGGAGTCTTCCGCAACGGAATCAACGAGACAATGGGTGAGTTCTCCCCTTCCAGCATGCTGCTCCCCTTGTTCCTCTTCCCACGTCTGGCCCTTTTTGACGTACACATGGAGGTAATCCTCAATGTGTATTCTatccttttgcaaaaatgggaagtacCTCTTGTTAATTGTGAAGTCCCTATCTAAGCAGGCGAACAGGACATTTGTGacttcttccactttgaAGCATTTTAGTTTTTCTACAATTGCGTGTCTCACTTGGGTTAGAAAATTGGAGAGTGTCTCCTCACAGGCTGGCCCATCCTGTTGCTCCGTTTTTGCATTGGTATAATTTGTTTGATGAAGCGCCTGCGTTGGAACACTCCCTGTGGTAATTTTTCCCCCGGGAGTTGTCTTCGACGGTACAAAGGTTGTCCGATCGTGGGTAACACTGTAGTTAGTCAATGCGTGATTATTTGTAGACCCTCCTTTACGCAGGACTGCATTAGTATGTGGTATTTCCCCACCTGAGGAAAGCCTCACCCTCTCACATTGGACATTTCTTTTACCGTTATTGAGCGCGCCGCAAATATGAACGGCAGACAAAAAGGTAAACATCAAATCGGTGGGGTTGAGgagatatatattttttttaatcactTGGATAAAATTCTTGgtcatgtaaaaaaaagaattgaagTGTTCAAAGTGgtggagaaaataaagactGTAGGAGTAGAAGAATAAAGTAAGGGAGTGAAAATTTAGACTCTTCAAATCGTTGTGTATTTTTACAACACTTAAGTGGAAAATCTCATTCGTGTAGACCTTCTCTGTGAGGGAAATGCTTCTCGACAAACTGAAGGTGATCAACGCCAAGTCTTTGTaggacaaatttttattcatttttattagtaTAGACTTGGCTAGCAAGTTTAGGAAGTATAGATTGTCGAACTTGTGTTTTCTGAGTACCAACATTAGGAGACTTAACTCCCTTATGGTTAGTCTGTACAGGTGATTCTCCAGTTTTTCGCAAATAAAATtcagtacttttttttccagggAAATTTGCTTGCTtagcaattttaaaataatcaTAAGGTCCACATAATTGCTGACTTGGTTGTTGTAAAGTTTTAGGATAACCACGTAGAGGTAATTCCTCCAGAGAGTTCTAGACtttaggtttttttttttgctcaccTCTACACTTTTGCGGATAGTGGGCATATCCATGCGCTTCAGGGTGTTGACTTTTGGCATGTTCATGTGCATCCTCCTCTGCATGTAGAACAGGGCCCGCTGATTGGTCCTCGTCGGGGCGCCCATGTGTAGGCGCAATGGCAGGGGCAACCGCATGGTGCGtagataaaaagggaagacaaAATAGACGACAGAGACGAGATGAATAGCGAATCAAGTCACCGTGTGAAGAACCTACTCATACTCCTCCTTGTAGGCCTCATACATGGGGTAGAGGCCCAACGCTTTGAGGATAGCCAAGTTGAAGCGCCGCACGAAATTCAACTGCAGGTTCTTCTCataagtgaagaaaaagtaacTGGACAAAATGGAGGCAACTTCGAAGAGAGAAAATTCATTGTATAGTAAAATATTctgtacaataaaaaagaatggcaCATACTCAGCCTTTATGAGGAAGAGCTCAAAGCAGTTAATCAGGGTACCTTCGTTGATCCGACTCCAGTAGTACAGTATGTAGGTGGAGAAAACATAACCCAGGTGGTTGTATTGTTCTTTGGATATACGCACATCTGTTGTGTCTGTCTTGGTGGGAGTGCTACTCTTACCCCCTGATAAAATAACTCTCCTAAGTTTATTCACATACCCTTGAAGGTTCAATACGTTCTCATTGTACATACTTCCTATTATTGTGAAGAGTAGGTTTGACAGGTAGCCAAACGTGAGGAATGTTACTAGATCTTCTGGGTTCTTGTAGTGTGCAATTTCGACGGAAGACATGTAGATGTGTAGGTAATTAAACATGAGAAAATATTGTAGGTATAAATTGCCTATATAAAAATAGGGCGTAATTAGTCTCCACACTTGACCCTCGTAGAATACCTTCCCAAAATCGAACACAATCAgcttgtatatatttttatttacatgCATGCATATGCTCAAGATGAAGGTGCAAAGAAGGTAAAGTTTCGTTAACGGGGGGGTCCTCTTAAACGACTTGATATACGAATAGAAGTAGCTATTTTCTATGTAATCTAAGTTGAACAGAGCCTTCACACTTTCAGTAATCTCGTTTAATGACGTTGAGGAGGGggatataaaaaggaggggataatgtcttcttatttttgtcCCCCTTGTTGCTGTTTTGGGGTTTCCAGAATAATtcagggaaaatttttttttttttttttttgctattttgtttttctccttagTGAAGTAGTAACAATGTTGTGATGTcgcgtttttcttcttctcagtTTTGAAGAGGCCATTTTTCCTTGTCGTTCCCCAGGGTGGTTCCCCTACACGTGTGCCGCTGTTCAGCACGTTCGCCGCAAACTTGTTCGACCAAACAACCCTCGTGTGCTGATGCCTCACACTCACGATTATTACGCATAAAGAGGCGAGCAACCTGCGCAGCAAAAACATCTTATATGTGATCGGGAGCTGCTTCTGCGGGGTTCGCACCTGGCCATTTGGGGACCTACGTCATCCACGTCATCTCATCATCTGCATCATCCGCCTTTTGGCATCCCTCTGGTGCAGCTTCTTTTTGTAATCTCTTTCGAATCCTCTCTCCCTCGCCTCTGCCGTTTTTGCGCCCTCTTTTTAAACACTCCCCTTTCGGCGATTTTTCGAGTTACACTGATGTGCGGGCGCAACGTGAAAAAGcggctcctttttttttttttttttttgaataatttCCGCACGGGGTTGGGAAGCCACACCACGAGATTCACCAACAGGGGGAACGGGTCGATTGTGCaaccttttgtttttttctcctcctaaGGGTGTAACCGTTACactgtgtattttttttttaaatatttttttttttggggggcatTGTCTTGCCTTGGGGGAACGGCACAAACGTGTTGCTGCTAATAAGGCAAGTTTGATGGTAGCTATCCGCGGGCACTTAAATTGCCTGTACAACATAGGCTAACTCTCCACTCTTTTTGGCCTATTCAAACGGGGGggccgaaaaaaaaaaaaaaaaaaactccacgGGGAGGTGTCACCCGCGTACGTAAGGCGTATATAAGTAtcaaagaattaaaaaggagCAGTAAGTTGCGTTTATTTAAAAATCAAACtataaaattttaagaatAGGGTAGGGGGGCACGGTGTGCGCAAGTGGGTAGGCAAATAAATAGCAGATAAGTGGGCCTCTAAATGGGCCGCTAAACCGGTCACTAAATGGAGCCGGTTTTCTTTTCCTGGTGTGGAAATATGCTCAttcaaaaaatggcaaaaaataGGAACGCAAAAATGTGGGGATGGTGAAATGTACGTTGGTGTGTCAAAACAAACTAGAGGGGCCCGTGTCCGCCTTGTCAAGGCGACCGCACCCGAAACGGTGTGTCACGTGTTGGTGTATTCTCTCACAACGGTGAGCGTTCGCACCGCTATAAGAAGTACGGAATGGTGGCCTTGTTCTTAATCGAATTGCGGGAGTCAGGTGTGTCCTTAAATATGAGCATCTgtctgttcatattttcgtCTATGCGCATAATTGCGGCGACATTTCCGCAGCGGTAACAGTAATTGGGAGCAGACCACACGGTGACGATGGTGGAATCATCAAACATATACCGATAGCCTTCCATAGCTAGCTGGTGTGCCCTAGCAATTAGTTCCAAATTGTTAATGTAATTAAACTTTTTGGTAACCTTAGGACCAAAGAGCCAACCAGCGCCCCGAGGATTGGCAACCCAGTCTTCCACTTCATCAGGGTCTGACCACATAATATCACCAAAAGCACCTTCGTGTGGAATTTCCTGCACACGATTTATTAACCGTAACTGATCTATTAGCTTTATCTCAGGAGACAATCCTccatgtacacaaaaaatttggTTGTCCACCAGAGCTGCTAATGTTAAATAATCAAAAATATCGGTGCAATATTTCCATGCATTTGCATTACCATACTTTTTGAAACATTCATCGTAGAACCCATACACTGTTGTTATCTGTCTACTTTCGTGGTTCCCTCTTAAGAgagttatattttttgggaACAACAGCTTCAATAACAATAGGTACTCAAATGTCTCTACACTGTTGTACCCCCTGTCTACATAGTCGCCCAAAAATATGTAGTCGTTATTCATGATGTCTCCTCCTACATCAAATAATTCTAAAAGGTCGAAGAATTGTCCATGTATATCTCCACAAATTATAACTGGGGGGGTGATTGCCTGTAcattattttcctccactAGGATTTCCTTCACTCTTTGGCAGACTAGTCTTAAGTCATTCTCGTCCAGCAACTTGGGTGGATTCATGCGCAGTTGTtcaatccattttttttcctctcctctTGTCATTATTGTCGTTTTTCCTGGCGTGTGAAGTTTCTGCGGGTGGGGAGGGGTTATGCAAACAACAGGTGCGACgttgtaaataaaaaaatccaaCAAACGGATAGCACGCAAAACCGCTCTGCTACTTTTTCTTCGCCTTCCCATCCCCCGTTGGCCTCTTTCACCTGTCCAAACGGGGTAATCTCACAAGAAGTGCAGCCGAACTTCACACTCACGCAGAAACATCAACACAACGCGGTTCATTAGTGGTAGATGCAGCGACATGAGAAGAGGGGCTTTCCCCCGTGGGCGTACCTTTTATCCAATATATCATCGAAGATGTGGGCACGAATTTGGCTTTACTTCGGGGTCGGACGCGAACACTTGGGAAGGAGCGGCGTGGCGGCGTGGCGGCGGGGAGTCAAATAGAATTGCGCTAACTGCAGGTGCCTCTAACGGCAAACTGACCTAATAACGACGTGGAGGGGGGAAGGGCCGTGCACGCTACTACGGCAACTTCGGCCcaattttaccaaaaaaacaacaaaaaaaatccaaataAATATGCAAATACGCGAATAGGCAAATgaacgaatgaacgaataaACGAATGATCGAATGAACGGATaaacgaatgaacgaataaACGAATaaacgaatgaacgaataaacgaatgaacaaataaatgtacgAGGATTCGGGTACATATACGAAATGGCTAGCTTAAAACATGATAGGCTgggcaaaaacaaaaaagggggaaacgaTGAGCGCGTTGTATTCAACTTTGCTAACTGCTCTGAAAATACGAAGTGTAGGGTTGAAATGGGAAGCAGTGCAATTGGGACGCCATGCGCAGATTATGAGGTTGAACGCTTCGCGTCAAAAAGGTGCTACGCCAAATAATTTACGCCAGTTTAagcttgcaaaaaaaaaacgcgcacTCACATTTTCTCGCTCGCTATTTTCCAGTaaaacacacatacatatatcaGCGTAAGAGCTAATGACAAACCCGTCCAAACGTGTACTTGACAGCGCAAAGGACCGTACCTCCAGTTGAAGATGCACATAAAGTGTCAAGAATTTGTACTGTTTGTGAATCCCTACTTTGCAATTTCGCGCAATGAAAAAGGTTTCCGTCcggctttccttttttccctctttttttttttttttttaacccacaatttgaaattttaacatgtaaattttccaccttttgcATACGTCgagtgcgtttttttttttttttttttttttttttttttttttttcctactttgAATATTCGctattatttcatttcctttttgggacgaaaggcaaaaatgtgaataattcAGCTTGGGAAAAATGTACTCGTGTTATGCTTCACTGCCTTTTCGAGGTAAAACGTGAGTGTGGTCCTTAACCAGTGGTGTTTGATCAAATTCGGCATAAGTGAATTTGCGAAGATGCACATTATCGGCACTTCAGTCTTCATGTTAACCTCCCCGTGCAGGGAAGCGAGTATGTGCGCGAGGAAATCCATACATGTAGAATcgaataatttatttttccacacacaaaaaaaaaaaaaaaaaatggatgccAAGAGGACACATCAGTGAACTCCTGCCAGCATTGCGTAATACACGTATTTTATAACGCATAACCGTGTGATAAACTTTCAATTTTAAAGTTCGTATGGTGACACataaaatggacaaaaagaaaaaaatgattttaAAGAGAACACCCTAAAAACGTTAATTCCTTTTGTTCTTACGCACCCTTCATGGCAGCTACACTtctcaaaagggaaaaaattttgtccacttttttcgttgaaaaatggaatattATTTAACACCTGTCTTGTTCAGGTaaattttacttcttttggctttttttttcctttttttttttttttctcccattttgtgtacattttttacgcCATTTTGGCTACCAAAGGGGTTGCACAAAATGAGGGGGAGGAGAAAGTGCCCGCTCCACAGGACACGggaaatgaagtaaaaaaaaaaaaaggaggcacaCACGAATGTgcgtaaaaaatgaacatacgTTGATATGTGCGTAGGTTGATTTGTACATATGCTGGTACGTGCCCCACTgcgtgtgtacatttttgccGTGGCGAAGGAAAGGCTCTGTGCCGCGCTTTTCATATCACGTCCGCTTGTAGCAGAGCACTCTCACggatttgcaaaaattaaatgaaacATTTCTGAATGCGCTGTGCGTGGTGAGGAGGCGTAACGGAAAGCGGTAGACATGAGCACGAAATGAtgctttgtaattttttttctcctttttgttggagtttttttttttttgcgtgccATACGACCCTTTTGTGTATTTACCTTGCAGAgcacatatgtacgtataacTTCACTGTAAAGGAGGGCAATTTCGAAGGACAACCCCCCCGCAGTAGTGGTTTACTGAGATGTACGAACATACACCCCTGtgtgggcatttttttttttttttttttgcttatgtACCATAATGGCAGTTATGTTTCAGCATAAGGCATGATTTCCCTGCACATCGCAGAAGGTCGCATGCTTCCTGCTCCCTAACTGCATTCGTGACAACACGTGCCCACATATTTGCGGTCGTTTTACCTACATTTTTAGCTTCCCATTGATTCGTCctatttttctcttaacgttgtaagggaaaagaaatatgtagTAAATGTTCCACGTGCACCACGTGATTGGTCTGGGTTACGCACGGTGTACATAAGCAGGAGTGCATAATCAAGCGTGCGTAGGATATACATACACTTTTCTACAAGCATatgttttccccccctttaaaaGAACTCGCTTGTTCAACGAGACGCCCGTTTTCACGTGCAACCCCGCAGTGATCACCATATAGGCACACAAAATTTATATCCCATAGAGCAATTATTTCAGCGCAACCACGCGTTTGGAGCTGCGCCCGGTGGACGAGTACATTTATGGTGCGTGCTGTCGTCATGTGTAAGCGTTCTGTGCAC encodes the following:
- a CDS encoding Der1-like protein, whose amino-acid sequence is MGAPTRTNQRALFYMQRRMHMNMPKVNTLKRMDMPTIRKSVEVSKKKNLKSRTLWRNYLYVVILKLYNNQVSNYVDLMIILKLLSKQISLEKKVLNFICEKLENHLYRLTIRELSLLMLVLRKHKFDNLYFLNLLAKSILIKMNKNLSYKDLALITFSLSRSISLTEKVYTNEIFHLSVVKIHNDLKSLNFHSLTLFFYSYSLYFLHHFEHFNSFFYMTKNFIQVIKKNIYLLNPTDLMFTFLSAVHICGALNNGKRNVQCERVRLSSGGEIPHTNAVLRKGGSTNNHALTNYSVTHDRTTFVPSKTTPGGKITTGSVPTQALHQTNYTNAKTEQQDGPACEETLSNFLTQVRHAIVEKLKCFKVEEVTNVLFACLDRDFTINKRYFPFLQKDRIHIEDYLHVYVKKGQTWEEEQGEQHAGRGELTHCLVDSVAEDSSNVFPHPTNYIIRVSQDTHQEESFLNALSEEIIYRNEFLTARQILLLLYALRRTNTPFVQLEKILLKRLVCLEKELTISQVMFVYQYLYFRTCLFNELRRYAPKVYKQDRQKKEVFLLCDGDRSTRETDERANQPADQPTLPSERSRDKDNQVYYLHDDTSHLKKRRKRDKTKIFLYDNFIFKYPAEVSIEGEEVTNLQEKKIIKKFISVNRRGDTLAEVNGLSVTHDRDEVPTGEAEYQVTCYNFYLDVYKIVCLKMVNSLKNEKLTTHTIMHILEIFKKLNIRDYRIIRHLYKMEKDILFLDNSSLEKVLKILLKFNLYNMMHYLGVHRILQFINFNSVDECVSILGHLGMLSTRRKTDQAFANFPNACTENAVNYILKNLTDLSNTHELEKLQITPLYNSLPLKYFKLFKNVRSVRGLAQLFFQQSGQKKNHLAWSGENGQKKASNFVLHCVDDVNLGEVSLGSLSCGSATPLTNCLHEYRDLQEEIFQELHTIFPCTIEVYKNVNVSNYTFPLAINLLTLGGGAPNTANQASAIDSANAIDSAKTHSLGSQGRTDGPKRTQELDRRNTLLVDILYGHDFYYSLTGTKEQQLKKHNIYVAYYGMHAKKANKKMVNYKKHVILKCVKKIGYNFICIDAKRYVKNKKKNRDNHLNKGYLTSLILDLIKRKKRIPLGINRRVSGKNSSGTSSQRRRRRSLLREKRRTSSIEGVVSHVGTNKHLSKMHAEGEKTIFPGTNHLDKLRHMFQLG
- a CDS encoding Serine/threonine-protein phosphatase; its protein translation is MTRGEEKKWIEQLRMNPPKLLDENDLRLVCQRVKEILVEENNVQAITPPVIICGDIHGQFFDLLELFDVGGDIMNNDYIFLGDYVDRGYNSVETFEYLLLLKLLFPKNITLLRGNHESRQITTVYGFYDECFKKYGNANAWKYCTDIFDYLTLAALVDNQIFCVHGGLSPEIKLIDQLRLINRVQEIPHEGAFGDIMWSDPDEVEDWVANPRGAGWLFGPKVTKKFNYINNLELIARAHQLAMEGYRYMFDDSTIVTVWSAPNYCYRCGNVAAIMRIDENMNRQMLIFKDTPDSRNSIKNKATIPYFL
- a CDS encoding Derlin; translated protein: MFLLRRLLASLCVIIVSVRHQHTRVVWSNKFAANVLNSGTRVGEPPWGTTRKNGLFKTEKKKNATSQHCYYFTKEKNKIAKKKKKKFSLNYSGNPKTATRGTKIRRHYPLLFISPSSTSLNEITESVKALFNLDYIENSYFYSYIKSFKRTPPLTKLYLLCTFILSICMHVNKNIYKLIVFDFGKVFYEGQVWRLITPYFYIGNLYLQYFLMFNYLHIYMSSVEIAHYKNPEDLVTFLTFGYLSNLLFTIIGSMYNENVLNLQGYVNKLRRVILSGGKSSTPTKTDTTDVRISKEQYNHLGYVFSTYILYYWSRINEGTLINCFELFLIKAEYVPFFFIVQNILLYNEFSLFEVASILSSYFFFTYEKNLQLNFVRRFNLAILKALGLYPMYEAYKEEYE